A region from the Brienomyrus brachyistius isolate T26 unplaced genomic scaffold, BBRACH_0.4 scaffold57, whole genome shotgun sequence genome encodes:
- the rpe gene encoding ribulose-phosphate 3-epimerase: MAYVAKIGPSILNSDLACLGHECARMLDCGADYLHLDVMDGLFVPNITFGHPVVECLRKNLGADPFFDMHMMVSRPEQWVQPMAVAGANQYTFHLEATTNPGNLIKQIRESGMKVGLAIKPGTLVEELAPWAGQIDMALVMTVEPGFGGQKFMEDMMPKVSWLRSQFPSLDIEVDGGVGPDTIHKCAEAGANMIVSGSAVMKSEDPRSVIALLRNVCAEAIQKRCLDR; encoded by the exons ATGGCTTATGTAGCTAAAATAGGTCCATCCATTTTAAACAGCGACCTGGCCTGCCTCGGCCATGAGTGTGCAAGGATGTTGGACTGTGGTGCCGACTACCTTCATCTGGACGTAATGGACGG CCTCTTTGTGCCAAACATCACGTTTGGTCACCCAGTCGTGGAGTGCTTGAGAAAGAACTTGGGAGCAGATCCTTTCTTTG ACATGCACATGATGGTGTCCAGGCCAGAGCAGTGGGTCCAGCCTATGGCTGTTGCTGGAGCCAATCAGTACACCTTCCACCTAGAGGCCACCACCAACCCTGGAAACCTCATCAAGCAGATCCGGGAAAGCGGCATGAAG GTAGGCTTGGCCATTAAACCGGGGACCTTGGTAGAAGAGCTGGCTCCTTGGGCAGGACAGATAGACATGGCTTTGGTCATGACAGTTGAGCCTGGCTTTGGGGGTCAGAAGTTCATGGAAGACATGATGCCAAAG GTAAGCTGGCTACGCAGCCAGTTTCCCTCTTTGGATATTGAAGTAGATGGAGGTGTGGGCCCAGACACCATCCACAAGTGTGCAGAG GCTGGGGCGAACATGATCGTGTCCGGCAGTGCCGTCATGAAGAGTGAGGATCCTCGCTCGGTCATCGCCCTGCTCCGGAATGTCTGTGCGGAGGCCATCCAGAAGCGCTGCCTGGATCGGTGA